Proteins from one Fundidesulfovibrio magnetotacticus genomic window:
- a CDS encoding NADH-quinone oxidoreductase subunit 5 family protein, producing MDILVFTTVVLPFLAAIALLLLRDKGSRSLIVIGSAVILAAASLAMVGQGSFEFSPKSLIGVGLDGLIMLLDFALLVVILVMAMTKLKSPLVSLLTAAQIIGLVYLEFFMMDHSAPAAAPAMFADKLSLIMVLVISIVGSLICVYALGYMPEHEEHLHLPKTKQPRFFFFLVAFLGAMNGLVLANNLLWLYFFWEVTTFCSFMLIAHDGDETSVKNATRALWMNMTGGVAFVFALIFMQKAGNPLYLSELLKPGFSAAGAAALIPMFMLCYAGITKSAQVPFQSWLCGAMVAPTPVSALLHSSTMVKAGVYLVLRLAPAYAGTMLSGMLAMFGAFTFLTASALAVGQSNGKKVLAYSTIANLGLIIACAGINNPQAITAAIVIIIFHAVSKALMFLCVGTIEQKIGSRDIEDMRGLYMVMPKTTIVALVGVLTMLLPPFGVLLGKWMAIESAAAMRYMPVTIMLALGSGLTVMFWARWAGILLSTPYPKGVAPEPQASVVRAPLVLLAWGAVLLSLFVPFLYGGLIEPAVRSSHKAAGYVLDAFNFVSAQGVFYIYPLFLILGVGFYFAWKAARKADPASYVGPYLCGAQTKADDNAFTSTGGASVGYSAGNFYLTWLFGEERLSGPINMVACVLLAVMLGLLLGGVI from the coding sequence ATGGACATCTTGGTTTTCACGACCGTGGTGCTCCCGTTCCTGGCAGCAATCGCCCTGTTGCTGCTTCGGGACAAGGGCTCCAGAAGCCTGATCGTGATCGGTTCCGCGGTGATCCTTGCCGCGGCATCCCTGGCCATGGTCGGGCAGGGCTCGTTCGAGTTCTCCCCCAAAAGCCTGATAGGCGTGGGGCTCGACGGGCTGATCATGCTTTTGGACTTCGCCCTGCTCGTGGTCATCCTGGTCATGGCCATGACCAAGCTCAAGAGCCCTCTGGTGTCTCTTCTGACCGCGGCCCAGATCATCGGCCTCGTCTACCTCGAATTCTTCATGATGGACCACTCGGCCCCCGCGGCCGCGCCGGCCATGTTCGCCGACAAGCTGTCGCTGATCATGGTGCTGGTGATCTCCATCGTGGGCTCGCTCATCTGCGTGTACGCCCTTGGCTACATGCCCGAGCATGAGGAGCATCTGCACCTGCCCAAGACCAAGCAGCCCAGGTTCTTCTTCTTCCTGGTGGCCTTCCTGGGGGCCATGAACGGGCTCGTGCTGGCCAACAACCTCCTCTGGCTCTACTTCTTCTGGGAAGTGACCACCTTCTGCTCCTTCATGCTCATCGCCCACGACGGCGACGAGACCAGCGTGAAGAACGCCACCCGCGCCCTGTGGATGAACATGACCGGCGGCGTGGCCTTCGTCTTCGCCCTGATCTTCATGCAGAAGGCCGGCAACCCCCTGTACCTCTCCGAGCTTCTCAAGCCCGGCTTCTCCGCCGCCGGAGCCGCCGCGCTGATCCCGATGTTCATGCTGTGCTACGCGGGCATCACCAAGAGCGCCCAGGTGCCCTTCCAGAGCTGGCTGTGCGGCGCCATGGTCGCCCCCACGCCCGTCTCGGCCCTGCTGCACTCCTCCACCATGGTCAAGGCCGGCGTCTACCTGGTGCTGCGCCTGGCCCCCGCCTACGCGGGCACCATGCTCTCGGGCATGCTGGCCATGTTCGGCGCCTTCACCTTCCTGACGGCCTCGGCCCTGGCCGTGGGACAGTCCAACGGCAAGAAGGTGCTGGCCTACTCCACCATCGCCAACCTGGGCCTGATCATCGCCTGCGCGGGCATCAACAACCCGCAGGCCATCACCGCCGCCATCGTGATCATCATCTTCCACGCCGTGAGCAAGGCCCTCATGTTCCTCTGCGTGGGAACCATCGAGCAGAAGATCGGCTCGCGCGACATCGAAGACATGCGCGGGCTCTACATGGTCATGCCCAAGACCACCATCGTGGCCCTGGTGGGCGTGCTCACCATGCTGCTGCCCCCCTTCGGCGTGCTGCTGGGCAAGTGGATGGCCATCGAAAGCGCGGCCGCCATGCGCTACATGCCCGTGACCATCATGCTGGCCCTGGGTTCGGGCCTCACCGTGATGTTCTGGGCGCGTTGGGCAGGCATCCTGCTCTCCACCCCGTACCCCAAGGGCGTGGCCCCCGAACCGCAGGCTTCCGTGGTGCGCGCTCCTCTGGTGCTGCTGGCCTGGGGCGCGGTGCTGCTCTCGCTCTTCGTGCCCTTCCTCTACGGCGGGCTCATCGAACCCGCGGTGAGAAGCTCCCACAAGGCCGCCGGCTACGTGCTGGACGCCTTCAACTTCGTGAGCGCCCAGGGCGTGTTCTACATCTACCCCCTGTTCCTGATCCTGGGCGTGGGCTTCTACTTCGCCTGGAAGGCCGCCCGGAAGGCCGACCCCGCCAGCTACGTGGGCCCCTACCTCTGCGGCGCCCAGACCAAGGCTGACGACAACGCCTTCACGAGCACCGGCGGCGCCTCCGTGGGTTACTCGGCCGGAAACTTCTACCTGACCTGGCTGTTCGGCGAGGAGCGCCTGTCCGGGCCCATCAACATGGTGGCCTGCGTCCTCCTCGCGGTGATGCTGGGCCTCTTGCTGGGAGGGGTCATCTAA
- a CDS encoding NADH-quinone oxidoreductase subunit B family protein produces MLKDWINKGRLKSPWIVHFDCGSCNGCDIEVLACLTPIYDVERFGIINIGDPKHADVLLVTGTVNHRNKHVLKNIYDQMPSPKAVIAMGACGLSGGVFREAYNVVGGVDKVIPVDVYVRGCPPKPEAIIDGVVLALEKVKALLEAAG; encoded by the coding sequence ATGCTCAAAGACTGGATCAACAAGGGAAGGCTCAAGTCCCCCTGGATCGTGCACTTCGACTGCGGGTCCTGCAACGGCTGCGACATCGAGGTGCTGGCCTGCCTCACGCCCATCTACGACGTGGAGCGCTTCGGCATCATCAACATCGGCGATCCCAAGCACGCCGACGTGCTGCTGGTCACCGGCACGGTGAACCACCGCAACAAGCACGTGCTCAAAAACATCTACGACCAGATGCCCTCGCCCAAGGCCGTCATCGCCATGGGCGCGTGCGGGCTCTCCGGCGGCGTGTTCCGCGAGGCCTACAACGTGGTGGGCGGCGTGGACAAAGTCATCCCCGTGGACGTGTACGTCCGGGGCTGCCCGCCCAAGCCCGAGGCCATCATCGACGGCGTGGTGCTTGCCCTGGAAAAGGTCAAGGCGCTGCTGGAAGCCGCCGGTTAA
- a CDS encoding respiratory chain complex I subunit 1 family protein: MGKLLLATVAVILAPIVGGLIAGLDRKITARLQSRYGPPILQPFYDVFKLLGKSPMTMNPWQILSVWVYLISSALTVFLFFMGSDLLLIFFVMTIGAVFFVMGALSTHSPYAQIGAQRELVTMLTYEPLIILVFVAIAMVTGSFKVSDAFGLSKPLLYQLPLMFIVLGYALTIKLRKSPFDISACHHAHQEIVRGVLTEYSGPQLAMIEIAHWYDVIFVLGLCALFWTTSFWGCVILLAVTYFAELLIDNVTARMNYKWMLKTVWGWGLALSVLNLLWLYAG, encoded by the coding sequence ATGGGTAAGCTCCTGCTCGCCACCGTCGCCGTGATCCTGGCCCCGATCGTGGGCGGCCTCATCGCCGGCCTGGACCGCAAGATCACCGCCCGGCTCCAGTCGCGCTACGGCCCCCCGATCCTCCAGCCCTTCTACGACGTGTTCAAGCTCCTGGGCAAATCGCCCATGACCATGAACCCCTGGCAGATCCTCTCCGTGTGGGTCTACCTCATCAGCTCCGCCCTGACGGTGTTCCTGTTCTTCATGGGCTCCGACCTGCTGCTCATCTTCTTCGTGATGACCATCGGCGCGGTGTTCTTCGTCATGGGCGCGCTTTCCACCCATTCGCCCTACGCCCAGATCGGCGCGCAGCGCGAACTGGTGACCATGCTCACCTATGAACCCCTGATCATCCTGGTGTTCGTGGCCATCGCAATGGTCACGGGCAGCTTCAAGGTGTCCGACGCCTTCGGGCTCTCCAAGCCGCTGCTCTATCAGCTGCCGCTGATGTTCATCGTGCTGGGCTACGCCCTGACCATCAAGCTGCGCAAATCGCCCTTCGACATCTCCGCCTGCCACCACGCGCACCAGGAAATCGTGCGCGGCGTGCTCACGGAGTATTCCGGGCCGCAGCTGGCCATGATCGAGATCGCCCACTGGTACGACGTGATCTTCGTCCTGGGGCTGTGCGCCCTGTTCTGGACCACCAGCTTCTGGGGATGCGTCATCCTGCTGGCCGTGACCTACTTCGCCGAGCTTCTCATCGACAACGTGACCGCCCGCATGAACTACAAGTGGATGCTCAAGACGGTCTGGGGCTGGGGTCTGGCCCTGTCGGTGCTCAACCTGCTCTGGCTGTACGCCGGCTAA
- a CDS encoding hydrogenase large subunit — protein sequence MRTILPFGPQHPVLPEPIHLKLVVEEETVVEALPNLGYVHRGLEKLTEIRDYNQMVNIVERVCGICSCIHSLNYCEAVEKLMNLEVPQRAHFLRVMWGEVHRIHSHLLWLGLFADGFGFESLFMQLWRIRERSMDIMEATAGNRVVISTNIVGGVRRDITNDQKTWILSEIDLIEKEVRALEKTLLDDYTVKRRCCGKGVLTKEQAHQLGAVGPCLRASGWAQDARQTGYAAYGQLDFEPVVEYDGDSYARSKVRFREVYAACDLVRQALAKLPEGELACKVKGKPEGEVWHRVEQPRGELYYYIKGNGTKNLERVRIRTPTFANIPPLLAMLPGCELSDVPVIVLSIDPCISCTER from the coding sequence ATGCGCACCATCCTGCCGTTCGGTCCTCAGCACCCGGTGCTGCCCGAGCCCATCCACCTGAAGCTGGTGGTGGAAGAGGAAACCGTCGTCGAGGCCCTGCCCAACCTGGGCTACGTGCACCGCGGCCTGGAAAAGCTCACCGAAATCCGCGACTACAACCAGATGGTCAACATCGTTGAGCGCGTGTGCGGCATCTGCTCGTGCATCCACTCGCTCAACTACTGCGAGGCCGTCGAAAAGCTCATGAACCTCGAAGTGCCCCAGCGCGCCCACTTCCTGCGCGTGATGTGGGGCGAGGTGCACCGCATCCACTCCCACCTGCTCTGGCTGGGCCTCTTCGCCGACGGCTTCGGCTTCGAGTCGCTCTTCATGCAGCTGTGGCGCATCCGCGAGCGCTCCATGGACATCATGGAAGCCACCGCCGGCAACCGCGTGGTGATCTCCACCAACATCGTGGGCGGCGTGCGCCGCGACATCACCAACGACCAGAAGACCTGGATCCTCTCTGAGATCGACCTCATCGAGAAGGAAGTCCGGGCCCTGGAAAAGACCCTGCTCGACGACTACACCGTGAAGCGCCGCTGCTGCGGCAAGGGCGTGCTCACCAAGGAGCAGGCCCACCAGCTGGGCGCGGTCGGCCCCTGCCTGCGCGCCTCCGGCTGGGCCCAGGACGCCCGCCAGACCGGCTACGCCGCCTACGGACAGCTCGATTTCGAGCCCGTGGTGGAATACGACGGCGACTCCTACGCCCGCTCCAAGGTGCGCTTCCGCGAAGTCTACGCCGCCTGCGACCTGGTGCGCCAGGCCCTGGCCAAACTCCCCGAGGGCGAGCTGGCCTGCAAGGTGAAGGGCAAGCCCGAGGGCGAGGTGTGGCACCGCGTGGAGCAGCCCCGCGGCGAACTCTACTACTACATCAAGGGCAACGGTACGAAGAACCTGGAGCGCGTGCGCATCCGCACTCCAACCTTCGCCAACATCCCGCCGCTGCTGGCCATGCTGCCCGGTTGCGAACTGTCGGACGTGCCCGTCATCGTGCTGTCCATCGACCCGTGCATCTCTTGCACGGAGCGCTAA
- a CDS encoding NADH-quinone oxidoreductase subunit C, with product MFANEQAVSVDTLIPECQKRFDEGLRLVGVSVVELKKDDAFDLLYHFDKDLELSHLRLTVPRLEPVPSISGVYFPALLYENEIKDQFGVNFQNILIDFGCTLYLEPEVVKSPFCTFTYVKKEKGKEEA from the coding sequence ATGTTTGCCAATGAACAGGCCGTCTCGGTGGACACCCTGATCCCCGAATGCCAGAAGCGCTTCGACGAGGGCCTGCGCCTCGTGGGCGTGTCCGTGGTGGAGCTCAAGAAGGACGACGCCTTCGACCTGCTCTACCACTTCGACAAGGACCTCGAACTCTCCCACCTGCGCCTCACCGTGCCCAGGCTGGAGCCCGTGCCCTCGATCTCGGGCGTGTACTTCCCCGCCCTGCTCTACGAAAACGAGATCAAGGACCAGTTCGGGGTGAACTTCCAGAACATCCTCATCGACTTCGGATGCACCCTCTACCTGGAGCCCGAGGTGGTGAAGAGCCCCTTCTGCACCTTCACCTATGTCAAGAAAGAAAAGGGCAAAGAGGAGGCCTAG
- a CDS encoding 4Fe-4S dicluster domain-containing protein: MLEMTKNVLQNLLGKSSTRLYPFTKRETFPSFRGTLDINVDECIFCGTCAKKCPSQCIEVDIKGRVWTCDTFACVYCSNCVEACPTQCMTMAPATKPPAGAKDLLIYKGKPKEPKEKKAKAKAE, encoded by the coding sequence ATGTTGGAGATGACCAAGAACGTCCTTCAGAACCTGCTGGGGAAAAGCTCCACCCGGCTCTACCCCTTCACCAAGCGGGAGACCTTCCCGAGCTTCAGGGGCACGCTGGACATCAACGTGGACGAGTGCATCTTCTGCGGCACCTGCGCCAAGAAGTGCCCCAGCCAGTGCATCGAGGTGGACATCAAGGGCCGCGTCTGGACCTGCGACACCTTCGCCTGCGTGTACTGCTCCAACTGCGTGGAGGCCTGCCCCACCCAGTGCATGACCATGGCCCCGGCCACCAAGCCCCCCGCGGGCGCCAAGGACCTGCTCATCTACAAGGGCAAGCCCAAGGAGCCCAAGGAGAAGAAAGCCAAGGCCAAGGCCGAATAA